A stretch of Halomonas elongata DSM 2581 DNA encodes these proteins:
- a CDS encoding carbohydrate ABC transporter permease, which produces MTLIAPFVLIFGLVFLYPMIRVVELSFTNAPLIGSGEWVGLENYRQLLTDNLFYTSLKNNGYFVLLTVIPTTVIALAIAIAVNRLSGRMQALVLATFFLPYILPVSVVTQIWAWMLDFQFGILQPVIEYFVGEPVAVFKQPAWVMPTIAVVTIWWTNGFNVLLFIAGLRNIPKELYEAASLDGASRRQLFMKVTWPLLWPVTALVMTLQLILQLKLFDQVYLLSGGGPFNSSYVLLMMVYREAFQLNNGGYASAVALVLFVVIMVVSVLQFQLLRMGGRK; this is translated from the coding sequence ATGACGCTCATTGCACCCTTTGTCCTGATCTTTGGTCTTGTGTTTCTCTATCCCATGATCCGCGTGGTAGAGCTTAGCTTCACCAATGCGCCGTTGATCGGCTCCGGTGAGTGGGTGGGGTTGGAAAATTACCGACAACTGCTGACAGACAACCTCTTCTATACGTCACTCAAGAACAATGGCTATTTTGTCCTTCTGACGGTCATTCCCACGACGGTGATTGCTCTGGCTATCGCGATAGCTGTCAATCGGCTGTCGGGAAGGATGCAGGCACTTGTTCTGGCGACTTTTTTTCTTCCTTATATTCTTCCAGTCTCGGTGGTAACCCAGATATGGGCATGGATGCTTGATTTTCAGTTCGGCATCCTTCAACCGGTTATAGAGTATTTTGTCGGTGAGCCGGTGGCTGTCTTTAAACAGCCTGCATGGGTAATGCCTACAATTGCAGTCGTCACTATCTGGTGGACCAACGGTTTCAATGTTCTGCTGTTTATCGCGGGGCTGCGCAATATTCCCAAGGAGCTCTATGAAGCCGCGTCGCTTGATGGGGCCTCTCGACGTCAGTTGTTCATGAAAGTGACCTGGCCCTTGCTATGGCCGGTTACCGCCTTGGTCATGACGCTCCAGTTGATCTTGCAGCTCAAGTTGTTCGATCAGGTGTATCTGCTGAGCGGTGGTGGTCCATTCAATTCGTCGTATGTCCTGTTGATGATGGTCTATCGCGAAGCCTTTCAGCTTAATAACGGCGGTTATGCTTCAGCGGTGGCGCTGGTGCTGTTCGTCGTCATCATGGTCGTCTCGGTTCTGCAGTTTCAACTTCTGAGAATGGGGGGGCGTAAATGA
- a CDS encoding extracellular solute-binding protein, protein MKVFKSILIAAAASSIASPVLAETEVVWWDFFAGGDGVRMKALIDQFNEEHPDITINGTTSEWGVPFYTKVRTAAAVGQGPDVVTYHLSRLPRALSEGVLTPITDSDLETAGLSRGDFFERASKAASDEEGTLYAVPFDIHSVVLYYNKSYLEGTEYLDDDGELTGIESLDDFNNALKVAQDNGAQPPLSYQTGGPGGVWRMFYTLLSQQGGAFIENGEVLPGDNFDKAVQAIEIMQGWGDNGYQPENAEYEASVALFTSGKSAFQVNGVWEVPTMIDMEKAGTLGFEWGAVQVPTLLDEEAVWADSHAFAIPIQGDEKMSEEKREAVMTVIGWMEKQAIDWARAGHIPAYTPVAESDEFRQMEPNATYSSLVDIAAYDPRSSIAGVASPVYDAALNNIAPAIHGFLSPEQAAEQMKSELQSLRD, encoded by the coding sequence ATGAAAGTATTTAAATCCATATTGATTGCCGCGGCGGCATCTTCCATTGCATCTCCAGTGCTGGCGGAAACGGAAGTCGTTTGGTGGGATTTCTTCGCTGGTGGAGATGGTGTGAGGATGAAAGCATTGATCGACCAGTTCAATGAAGAGCACCCCGATATTACGATAAATGGTACGACATCCGAATGGGGGGTGCCATTCTATACCAAGGTACGTACGGCCGCTGCAGTGGGCCAAGGGCCGGATGTAGTGACCTATCACCTCTCTCGCCTGCCTCGAGCTCTTTCCGAAGGCGTTCTGACGCCGATTACCGATTCGGACCTCGAAACCGCTGGCCTGTCACGTGGTGATTTCTTTGAGCGGGCGTCAAAGGCGGCATCTGATGAAGAGGGTACATTGTATGCCGTCCCCTTTGATATCCACTCGGTGGTTCTCTACTACAACAAGAGCTATCTCGAGGGGACCGAATATCTCGATGATGATGGAGAGCTAACAGGCATCGAGAGTCTCGACGACTTCAATAACGCTTTGAAGGTTGCTCAGGACAATGGGGCACAGCCTCCACTCTCATATCAGACCGGGGGGCCTGGCGGTGTCTGGCGCATGTTCTATACGCTTCTCAGCCAGCAAGGAGGAGCCTTCATCGAGAACGGTGAGGTGTTGCCCGGCGACAACTTCGACAAGGCCGTACAGGCAATCGAGATCATGCAGGGCTGGGGGGATAACGGTTACCAGCCCGAGAATGCCGAATATGAAGCTTCCGTAGCACTATTTACATCGGGTAAATCGGCTTTCCAGGTCAATGGCGTGTGGGAGGTACCCACAATGATCGATATGGAGAAGGCCGGAACACTTGGATTTGAATGGGGTGCTGTGCAGGTACCGACCCTGTTGGATGAAGAGGCGGTATGGGCCGATAGCCATGCCTTCGCCATTCCCATCCAGGGTGACGAAAAGATGTCGGAAGAAAAGCGTGAAGCCGTGATGACGGTTATTGGCTGGATGGAAAAGCAAGCCATTGATTGGGCTCGTGCCGGTCATATCCCAGCTTATACGCCTGTCGCTGAAAGCGATGAGTTCCGACAGATGGAGCCCAATGCCACTTATTCCTCGCTCGTGGATATTGCCGCTTATGATCCTCGTTCCAGTATCGCCGGTGTTGCCTCGCCGGTCTATGATGCGGCGCTCAACAACATAGCGCCGGCGATTCATGGCTTTCTCTCGCCTGAGCAGGCTGCCGAGCAAATGAAGAGCGAGCTTCAATCATTGCGCGACTAA
- a CDS encoding ABC transporter ATP-binding protein yields MSGVRLHSVDKSFGDDRIINDVSMDISKGEFAVFVGPSGCGKSTLLRMIAGLEETSGGAIDIEGRDITQVEPAKREVSMVFQSYALYPHLSVFENMAFSLRLARTPKQRVIEQVRAAADILKLEGHLDKKPSELSGGQRQRVAIGRAIVRQPKVFLFDEPLSNLDAELRVQMRLELSRLHQKIGATMIYVTHDQVEAMTLADKIFVLRDGVVQQAGPPLELYDDPANQFVAGFIGSPAMNFLSAVVTRKTVNGIVAEIEGTNGQSLEADITQSVIEEGQTVTLGIRPEHLHMREGGFTSTVELTENLGGVAYLYTRLAGGQEVVIERRGERALHARESVQVWADSKDVMVFSKQGKRLR; encoded by the coding sequence ATGAGCGGAGTTCGTCTTCATTCTGTTGATAAATCTTTTGGTGATGACCGGATCATCAATGATGTTTCGATGGATATCTCAAAAGGGGAGTTCGCTGTTTTTGTCGGGCCTTCCGGGTGTGGGAAGTCGACTCTGCTGCGCATGATTGCGGGACTCGAGGAGACGAGTGGAGGTGCCATCGATATCGAAGGGCGGGACATTACTCAGGTTGAGCCGGCCAAGCGTGAAGTCTCGATGGTTTTCCAGTCCTATGCGTTGTATCCACACTTGAGTGTCTTCGAGAACATGGCGTTTAGTTTGCGGCTGGCGCGTACTCCCAAGCAAAGGGTGATCGAGCAGGTCCGGGCAGCCGCCGATATTCTCAAGCTTGAAGGACATCTGGACAAGAAACCGTCCGAGCTTTCGGGCGGTCAACGTCAACGTGTAGCTATTGGTCGGGCCATCGTTCGCCAGCCTAAAGTGTTCCTGTTTGATGAGCCGCTGTCCAATCTCGATGCTGAATTACGAGTCCAGATGCGGCTCGAGTTATCGCGACTCCATCAGAAAATTGGAGCGACCATGATCTATGTGACTCACGATCAGGTCGAAGCGATGACGTTGGCCGACAAGATTTTTGTTCTACGTGACGGCGTGGTTCAACAGGCTGGGCCACCGCTCGAACTTTATGATGACCCCGCCAACCAGTTCGTTGCCGGGTTCATTGGCTCCCCCGCCATGAATTTCCTCTCCGCCGTTGTCACCAGGAAAACTGTGAATGGCATCGTGGCCGAGATCGAGGGAACCAACGGTCAATCACTCGAGGCGGATATCACGCAGAGTGTGATCGAGGAAGGACAGACGGTGACGTTGGGGATCAGGCCCGAGCATTTACATATGCGTGAGGGAGGTTTTACCTCCACTGTCGAATTGACCGAGAACCTCGGTGGCGTTGCCTACTTGTATACACGGCTGGCTGGTGGCCAGGAGGTCGTGATTGAACGTCGCGGGGAGAGGGCACTTCATGCACGAGAGTCCGTTCAAGTTTGGGCGGATTCCAAGGATGTTATGGTCTTTTCAAAGCAAGGAAAGCGTTTGCGGTAA